GGGGCTAGGGGCTTGTTGGACTCAGGGAAGGAGAAACTGGGGACTCCTGGGTTTTGAGAGAAGAGGTGGGGAAACAAAGGTCAGAGATGGGAGTGACTAGGATCAGAAAGGAATGTGGGGCAGGAACTCTTACATTGCTGTTTGTGTTACTATTTCCGTTGCTATGACTCAAGGTCATCCTCTGATGCCATTCCCTAAATGGCTTCTAAACCTGACCCccctttttccctcctctttccccagCCCAGACAGATGGCTCCAGGGCGAATACCCCATCAACCTGCCCCCTGGAGTGGTACCCACCCCTTCTTCCTCCTGTCCCCACTGATGGGCCTTCTCAACCGGGCCTGGAGCCTCCTGAGGGGCCCAGGACCTCCAGAGCCCTGGCTAGTGGAAGCAGTAATCGAAGCAGATCAGGGAGGAGCTGGCCTGGAGGATGAAGCAAAGGCTTCTCTGGCCACCTACCATGCCCCCTGGGGCAGGCACCCTCCAGAGGAGACCGAAGACAGTGGAGCAGCTGAGGAGGACGGAGAAGCCTCCCCGGGGGCCTGCCCTGACCTGGAAGCCAAGCATTCTCTTCCCGAAGTCTGGGGACTTtccgatgatgatgatgaaaagtACAGTGGGGAAGAAGCAACTGGTGTCCCTAGAGAGCAGGAAGAATTTATGGATGGCCAGCCTGCTCCCCTGCCCCTCAGCCTTCTGATAAGATCTCTACCAGACCTTCCTGGGGAGAAGGAATCTAAGGAAGAAGCGGTTACTGGAGGTAACGAAGTGACCCGgttctcttttcctctgtcaCACTGGGAGTGTTgcccaggggaggaggaagaggaggaggagaaggatggagaagctcttagGGTGTGCGGCCCGGTGAATGGAGCCACAGAAGAAAGAACAGAGACTGAAGCAGCCACGAAGACCTCCATGTACCCCTCATCTGTAggctcccacctcagggcctgggAATGTTGTTTGGGAGAGGAgcctgaggaggaggagaaggacagaCAGGCTGGGAAAGGAGATGCTGACCCAGGGCCACACTCCACAAGTCTAGCCCAGAGGCCCTCCCTCAGGACCTGGCAGCATCCATCCAGTGCGatcacagaggaggaggagaaggaggaggactgTGATTCAGAGGAAATGGGGGCTTCCTCTTCCGTCCCACCCACAAGTGCCTTCCTGAGCGCCTGGGTGTATCGACCAGGAGAAGacacggaggaggaggaggactgtGATTCAGAAGCAACTGAAGATGAGGGAGAAGCCGAGGTCTCCTCTGCCATCCCACCCACAAGTGCCTTCCTGACCGCCTGGGTGTATCAACCAGGAGAAGACACggaggaggaggatgaagaggaggaggactGTGATTCAGAAGCAACTGAAGATGAGGGAGAAGCCGAGGTCTCCTCTGCCATCTCTCTGAAAAGTTCCTTCCTGAGTGCCTGGGTGTATCGACCAGGAGAGGacacagaggaagaggaggactgTGATTCAGAAGCAACTGAAGATGAGGGAGAAGCCGGGGTCTCCTCTGCCATCCCACCCACAGGTGCCTTCCTGAGCACCTGGGTGTATCGACCAGGAGAAGACACGGAGGAGGAAGATGAGTATGAGGATGAAGATCATGAATCAGGAGCAGCTGACTTGGGACCCAGCCCCTCCCTTCAGACCCAGAGTGCCCTCCTCAGGGACCAGATTTATCAGCCTGAAGAGAAAACAGATGGAGGGGAAACTCCTGAGAAGTGGGGAGAAGCTGAGCCCTGCCCCTTCCGAGTGGCCATCTATCTACCTGGAGAGAAGCCCCCACCTCCCTGGGCTCCTCCTCGGCTGCCCCTCCGACTGCAAAGACGGCTCAAGTCTGCACAAACCCCCACCAGGCATCTGGACCTTGAACCTCTCCCGAAGACCAGAAAGGTAGGTACTGAGAACTTAGATTCTTGAGGAGAGGGCTGGGAGCCAGCCCTCCTGGACCTGGGGACCAAAGGACTGGAGGCCCCGACTCCTGGCTTCCCCATATTGCAGAGGGTTGCATGTGAGCTCCATTGGGAGGGTTGTGTTCACGTTAATGCAATCCTTTGCAAGAGGCTGGCCCCTGTGGGAGGAAGGAGCCTCTGAGCTCATGTCAACCCCAGGGCCCCACCTCTACCTTCAGTGAGTCAGCTGAGGAATCACTTGGCAGGCGAGATAACAAGCCAGATGACAAGCATTGTTGtgcaactcattttttttttgttgtttctctttctccccacctccccacctgcgGCCCttttatcttgtgtgtgtgtgtctccccgTGTCTGTGCCCGTCCATCTCCAGGTGCGCTTCTCTGAGAAGGTCTCCGTCCATCCCCTGGTTGTCTGGGCAGGACCGGCCCAGGCCGCCCGCAGAGGCCCCTGGGAGCAGTTTGCCCGGGATCGAAGCCGCTTCAGCCGACGCATCGCCCAGGTCCAAGAGGAGCTGGGTCCCTACCTCACCCCTGCTGCCCGGGCCAGGGCCTGGGCACGTCTCGGGAACCCTCCCACTTCCCTGGCCACCGTCCCTGTCCCTACCCGGACCTCGCCGATGTCCCCCCTCCAGGCCACACCCTTAAGCCGTGCTCTggcttctccctcccctccctgtttGTCTCCTTGCCTAGACCTCAGTGGGAGGCGTGGCTAATGTGAAGTAGTTCTTGtgttaactatttatttatttgactgttggTTTATATGATGAATAAAGCTTTTTGTAATAAGCAGCGTCTCCGTCTCCATGTGTGTCTGAGCTGACAGCATTCACTACTCCTGAGTCCCCAAGATAGTTGAGAGGGGAATACCTAAAGGCCCGAACTTCCATGGAAGATAAACTACATTTCCCATCATCCCTTGAATCTGCCTCTTCCAATCCGGAGGCTTCTTTGAACTAAGGACTGGTGGGTTttgtcggtttttttttttttttttgcttctgccTACATTTTATTAAACCTAGGACAGTTATCTCCCCAAAGGGTCTGGGAGCTGAACTCACTAATTTGCTCCTGAAATACAAAGACTTATCCTCTCTACTGGCAGATGTTAGTTC
The genomic region above belongs to Budorcas taxicolor isolate Tak-1 chromosome 18, Takin1.1, whole genome shotgun sequence and contains:
- the PPP1R15A gene encoding protein phosphatase 1 regulatory subunit 15A, with product MAPGRIPHQPAPWSGTHPFFLLSPLMGLLNRAWSLLRGPGPPEPWLVEAVIEADQGGAGLEDEAKASLATYHAPWGRHPPEETEDSGAAEEDGEASPGACPDLEAKHSLPEVWGLSDDDDEKYSGEEATGVPREQEEFMDGQPAPLPLSLLIRSLPDLPGEKESKEEAVTGGNEVTRFSFPLSHWECCPGEEEEEEEKDGEALRVCGPVNGATEERTETEAATKTSMYPSSVGSHLRAWECCLGEEPEEEEKDRQAGKGDADPGPHSTSLAQRPSLRTWQHPSSAITEEEEKEEDCDSEEMGASSSVPPTSAFLSAWVYRPGEDTEEEEDCDSEATEDEGEAEVSSAIPPTSAFLTAWVYQPGEDTEEEDEEEEDCDSEATEDEGEAEVSSAISLKSSFLSAWVYRPGEDTEEEEDCDSEATEDEGEAGVSSAIPPTGAFLSTWVYRPGEDTEEEDEYEDEDHESGAADLGPSPSLQTQSALLRDQIYQPEEKTDGGETPEKWGEAEPCPFRVAIYLPGEKPPPPWAPPRLPLRLQRRLKSAQTPTRHLDLEPLPKTRKVRFSEKVSVHPLVVWAGPAQAARRGPWEQFARDRSRFSRRIAQVQEELGPYLTPAARARAWARLGNPPTSLATVPVPTRTSPMSPLQATPLSRALASPSPPCLSPCLDLSGRRG